A region from the Mucilaginibacter sp. CSA2-8R genome encodes:
- a CDS encoding succinate dehydrogenase/fumarate reductase iron-sulfur subunit codes for MSNANGTMNLTLKVWRQKNAQTAGKFVTYKAENISPDMSFLEMLDVVNESLILAKDEPIHFDHDCREGICGMCSLYINGRPHGPKRAITTCQLHMRSFSDGETITIEPWRAAAFPVVKDLATDRSAFDRIQQAGGYVSVNTGGVPDANEIPIPKVIADEAFNSATCIQCGACVAACKNASAMLFTSAKITQLALLPQGQPERYRRAQSMVAQMDAEGFGSCTNTGACEAECPKEITLTNIARMNSDYFTAKFFKEEEVHEVNHG; via the coding sequence ATGAGTAACGCAAACGGAACGATGAATTTGACGCTGAAAGTTTGGCGCCAAAAAAATGCACAAACTGCCGGCAAGTTTGTAACTTATAAGGCCGAGAACATATCTCCGGATATGTCTTTCCTGGAGATGCTGGATGTAGTGAACGAGAGCCTGATTTTGGCAAAGGATGAGCCTATCCACTTTGACCATGACTGCCGCGAGGGTATTTGCGGTATGTGTTCATTATATATTAATGGCCGCCCGCACGGGCCTAAGCGTGCAATTACCACCTGCCAGTTACACATGCGCAGCTTTAGTGATGGCGAAACCATCACCATTGAGCCATGGAGAGCAGCAGCCTTCCCGGTAGTAAAAGATTTGGCTACCGACCGCTCTGCTTTTGACCGTATACAGCAGGCTGGTGGTTATGTTTCGGTAAATACCGGTGGTGTTCCTGATGCCAACGAGATTCCGATTCCTAAAGTAATTGCCGACGAGGCCTTTAACTCGGCTACCTGTATTCAGTGTGGTGCTTGTGTAGCTGCTTGTAAAAATGCTTCGGCCATGTTATTTACATCAGCTAAAATTACGCAGTTGGCCTTGTTACCACAGGGGCAGCCTGAACGTTACCGCCGCGCACAAAGCATGGTAGCACAAATGGATGCTGAAGGTTTTGGTAGCTGTACCAACACCGGTGCGTGCGAGGCAGAATGTCCGAAGGAAATTACCCTGACTAACATTGCACGCATGAACTCCGATTACTTTACTGCAAAATTCTTTAAAGAAGAAGAAGTACATGAGGTTAACCACGGTTAA
- a CDS encoding fumarate reductase/succinate dehydrogenase flavoprotein subunit: MILDAKIPQGPLAEKWSKHKFNLKLVNPANKRKYNVIVVGTGLAGASAAASLAELGYNVTAFCFQDSPRRAHSIAAQGGINAAKNYRNDGDSVYRLFYDTIKGGDYRAREGNVYRLAEVSVNIIDQCVAQGVPFAREYGGLLDNRSFGGAQVSRTFYARGQTGQQLLLGAFSALNRQIHEGKVKMYTRTEMLDVVIVDGKAQGIVTRNLKTGAIETHAAHAVLLCTGGYSNVFYLSTNAIGSNVTAAWRAHKRGAYFANPCYTQIHPTCIPVTGTHQSKLTLMSESLRNDGRVWAPKTKEVAEKLRKGEVKIENVKEEDRDYFLERKYPSFGNLVPRDVASRNAKEMVDEGKGVGGSGIAVFLDFRDAIERLGEEAVKAKYGNLFDMYYQITDENPYKQPMRIYPAVHYTMGGLWVDYNLSTNIPGLYALGEANFSDHGANRLGASALMQGLADGYFVIPYTLGDYLATIGPKPVDKNHPAFEQTKKDVEAYVAKLLALKGNKTVVEYHRELGHIMWEYCGMARSEEGLIKARGLIQALKDDFWKNAIVVGQNEEINASLERAGRVADFIELGALMVEDALSRRESCGGHFRVESQTEEGEALRQDDEFAYVAAWEFKGENQPEELHKEELVYENVKLTQRSYK; the protein is encoded by the coding sequence ATGATTTTAGATGCTAAAATTCCGCAAGGCCCATTAGCCGAAAAATGGAGCAAGCATAAATTTAATTTGAAGTTGGTTAACCCTGCTAACAAACGTAAGTACAACGTTATTGTGGTAGGTACAGGTTTGGCAGGTGCGTCTGCTGCTGCCTCATTAGCCGAGTTAGGATATAATGTAACTGCTTTTTGTTTTCAGGACAGCCCTCGCCGTGCGCACTCTATTGCTGCGCAAGGTGGTATAAACGCTGCCAAAAACTACCGTAACGACGGCGATAGTGTTTATCGCTTATTTTATGATACTATTAAAGGTGGTGACTACCGTGCCCGCGAAGGAAACGTTTACCGCCTGGCCGAAGTATCGGTAAATATTATTGACCAGTGTGTGGCCCAGGGTGTACCTTTTGCCCGCGAGTACGGTGGTTTATTAGATAACCGCTCATTTGGTGGTGCACAGGTATCACGTACTTTTTATGCTCGTGGCCAAACAGGACAACAATTATTATTAGGTGCGTTTTCGGCACTTAACCGCCAGATACACGAAGGCAAAGTAAAAATGTACACCCGTACAGAAATGCTGGATGTAGTAATAGTTGATGGCAAGGCTCAAGGTATTGTAACCCGTAACTTAAAAACAGGTGCTATTGAAACACATGCTGCACATGCTGTTTTGTTATGTACAGGTGGTTACAGCAACGTGTTTTACCTGTCAACCAATGCTATCGGTTCTAACGTAACTGCTGCATGGCGTGCACACAAGCGCGGCGCTTACTTTGCCAACCCTTGTTATACTCAAATTCACCCTACCTGTATCCCGGTAACCGGTACACACCAGTCTAAATTAACGCTGATGTCAGAGTCATTGCGTAACGATGGTCGTGTATGGGCTCCAAAAACCAAAGAGGTTGCCGAGAAACTGCGTAAAGGTGAAGTGAAAATAGAAAACGTTAAAGAAGAAGACCGCGATTACTTCCTGGAACGCAAATATCCATCATTTGGTAACCTTGTACCGCGCGACGTGGCCTCACGTAACGCCAAAGAAATGGTTGACGAAGGTAAAGGTGTAGGTGGTTCGGGTATCGCTGTATTCCTTGATTTTAGAGATGCTATTGAGCGTTTGGGCGAAGAAGCCGTAAAAGCCAAGTACGGTAACTTGTTTGATATGTACTATCAGATTACTGATGAAAATCCGTACAAGCAGCCAATGCGTATATATCCTGCAGTACACTATACCATGGGTGGCCTTTGGGTTGACTATAACCTGAGCACTAATATCCCTGGTTTATATGCTTTGGGCGAAGCTAACTTCTCTGACCATGGTGCTAACCGCTTAGGCGCTTCGGCATTGATGCAGGGCTTAGCCGACGGTTACTTTGTAATCCCTTATACTTTGGGTGATTACCTGGCTACCATCGGACCAAAACCGGTTGACAAAAACCACCCGGCTTTTGAGCAAACCAAAAAAGATGTTGAAGCTTATGTAGCTAAATTATTAGCGCTTAAAGGCAACAAAACAGTAGTGGAGTATCACCGCGAATTAGGCCACATTATGTGGGAATATTGTGGTATGGCACGTAGCGAAGAAGGTTTGATTAAGGCACGCGGTCTAATCCAAGCCTTGAAAGATGATTTCTGGAAAAATGCCATCGTAGTAGGTCAGAACGAAGAAATCAATGCCTCGTTAGAAAGAGCCGGACGTGTGGCCGACTTTATTGAACTGGGTGCTTTGATGGTTGAAGATGCTTTAAGCCGCCGTGAATCGTGTGGTGGTCACTTTAGGGTAGAGTCGCAAACAGAAGAAGGTGAAGCCTTACGTCAGGACGATGAGTTTGCCTACGTTGCTGCCTGGGAATTTAAAGGTGAAAACCAACCCGAAGAACTTCACAAAGAAGAACTGGTGTACGAAAATGTTAAGTTAACACAAAGAAGTTATAAGTAA
- a CDS encoding succinate dehydrogenase cytochrome b subunit: MSELKQTFNSSLGKKLIMALTGLFLSVFLIVHLGGNLLLFSNDNGYSFNMYANFLTHFPPIEVIAYILYLSIIVHAIYALILTINNRKARPVSYAVGTQSPVSFSSKNMGLLGSILLLFIVIHMGDFWYQYKFTHNVGYKEYRTNVLTGERTVTAFTPEKSDFEHSMTYDGNTEITRVKDLHARVASSFSLLWYVVIYVIAMVALSFHLLHGFQSAFHTIGWVHRKYKPIYEFIGTWLFAVIIPLGFAAMPVVYYFQSLNK, translated from the coding sequence ATGAGTGAATTAAAACAAACCTTTAACTCTTCACTGGGAAAAAAGCTGATCATGGCTTTAACAGGCTTGTTTCTGAGCGTGTTTCTGATTGTGCACTTAGGTGGTAACCTGCTGCTTTTTAGCAACGACAACGGATACAGCTTTAACATGTATGCCAACTTTTTAACGCATTTCCCTCCTATTGAGGTAATTGCCTACATTTTGTACCTGAGCATTATAGTGCACGCTATATATGCGCTTATTTTAACTATTAACAACCGTAAAGCCCGCCCGGTTAGTTATGCTGTCGGTACTCAGTCTCCGGTATCTTTTTCTTCTAAAAACATGGGCTTGTTAGGCTCAATCCTGTTATTATTTATCGTAATACACATGGGAGATTTTTGGTACCAGTACAAGTTTACCCATAACGTAGGGTACAAAGAATACCGCACTAACGTTTTAACCGGTGAAAGAACAGTTACTGCTTTCACCCCGGAGAAATCTGATTTTGAGCATTCGATGACCTACGATGGTAACACTGAAATTACCCGTGTTAAAGACTTACATGCACGTGTAGCCAGCAGCTTTAGCCTTTTATGGTATGTAGTAATTTATGTAATTGCTATGGTAGCTTTATCATTCCACTTACTGCACGGCTTTCAAAGTGCCTTTCATACTATTGGCTGGGTGCACCGCAAATACAAACCTATTTACGAATTTATCGGCACCTGGTTGTTTGCTGTAATTATTCCGCTTGGTTTTGCTGCCATGCCTGTTGTATATTATTTTCAGAGTTTAAATAAATAA